The genome window tgtctctcacattctctctctctctcgctgtctctcacattctcgctctctctcgctctctctgtttctctctcactgtctctcacacactatctctcttgctcgctctcatattctctctctctttctcgctgtctctcacattctctctctctcgctgtgtctcactctctctctcactgtctctctctctcactctctctctgtctctctctctctcttgctgtctctctcacagtctcgctgtctccctgtctctctctcttgctgtctcccacactcactctctcgtctctctctctcgtctctctctctctctgtctctcacactatCACTCTCTCGCtgtttctcactctctcgctgtctctctctctctgtgtctctcacactctctctcacactatctctctctctctctctgatgcatGTCCCTCTTCCCTCTGGGTGACACCCCACAACACCCCAGCTCCTGTCTAACCCCTCGGTCTGCCTCTGTAACATACGTGAGaactttatttttcagttcctgGCTCTGGGTCACCCACAAAGACAGACAATtaaaaccccaccccaccccaccttacgGTCTCACTCAGAGAAATGCACGCGTCCGGAGACAGTGacacacagagacggagaaaggggtcagtgctgctgcctcacggcgccagggacccgggttcgatcccaccctcgggtgactgtctgtgtgcagtttgtacattcttcccccCCCCGTGCCTTCTGGTTTAGTCCCACAGCCCCCCCCTCACATGGGGAGGTTCAGGTGGAGTGACTACAGGAAGCGCAGGGATaggataggatgctctttggagagtcagtatggacggggtgggctgaatggccagtttccacactgcagggattccgcGGGCTGAAGTGGAGACGTGCAcaaggacagagagggacacacacacacagacagggacagacacagacacacacacacacacacacacacagggacagacacacacacacctaagacagggacacagacagacacactgacacagggacagggacacagacatactgagggacagggacacactgtgggacagagagggatagggacactgagggacagagagagacaaggacAAAGActcactgagggacagagagagagagggacagggacacactgagggacacagggacagagacacactgagggacagggatagggacagagacacactgagggacagagagagatagggctgaaaatgtgttgctggttaaagtgcagcaggtcaggcagcatccaaggtacaggaaattcgacgtttcgggcataagcccttcatcaggaatcatcgactctcttgctccttggatgctgcctgacctgctgcactttaaccagcaacacattttcagctctgatctccagtatctgcagacctcactttctccacagagagagaaggggacaggaacagagagagacaaggacatagacacactgagggacacagagagagatagggacagagacactgagggacacagagagagacaaggacatagacacactgagggacacagagagagatagggacagagacactgagggacacagagagagacaaggacatagacacactgagggacacagagagagatagggacagagacactgagggacacagagagagacaaggacatagacacactgagggacacagagagagatagggacagagacacagagagagagagagagagggacagaggcacactgagggacagagagatagggacagagacacactgagggacacagagggagagagagagggacaggcacactgagggacagagagatagggacagagacacactgagggacagagagagagagggacagagacacactgaGGGACATAGGGACAGGGATACAGTGAGGAACAGAGACACACTGAGGgacacagagaaagagggggacagggacacactgagatacagagagagaaggagggacagGGATacactgagggacagagacacacggACAGAGACACActgggggacagggacagagagggacagggacactgagggagacagagagagatagggacacactgagagacagggacacactgagggagagagagagatagggacacactgagggagagagagagatagggacacactgagggacagggacacactgagggacagagagagatagggacacactgagggacagggacacactgagggacagagagagatagggacacactgagggacagggacacactgagggacagagagagacagggacacactgagggacagggacacactgagggacagagagagacagggacacactgagggacagagagatagggacacactgagggacagggagagacagggacacactgagggacagggacacactgagggacagagagacagggacacactgagggacagggagagacagggacacactgagggacagggacacactgagggacagagagatagggacacactgagggacagggagagacagggacacactgagggacagggacacactgagggacagagagagagacagagacacactgagggacagggagagacagggacacactgagggacagggacacactgagggacagagagagacagagacacactgagggacagagagggggacagggacacactgagatacagagagagacagagacacactgagggacagagagggggacagggacacactgagggacagagagagacagagacacactgagggacagagagggggacagggacacactgagggacagagagagacagagacacactgagggacagagagggggacagggacacactgagggacagagagagacagagacacactgagggacagagaggggggacagggacacactgagggacagagagagacagagacacactgagggacagagagggggacagggacacactgagggacagagagagacagagacacactgagggacagagagggacagggacacactgagggacagagagagacagagacacactgagggacagagagggggacagggacacactgagggacagagagagacagagacacactgagggacagagagagacagggacacactgagggacagggacacactggggtacagggagaATCTGAAAAAGTGAATGAATAGAACTACCGCCAGTACCAAAGATGGCCGACACGCCTGTCATAAACAGAGGCAGGAAAGCACCAGTATCAAAGATGGCCGATGCCACCTGCGGGGAGACCACCGGCATCAAAGATGGCCGCCTTCCGTCCAGGCGGCGCCGCCAACATCAAAGATGGCCGCCTTCCGTCCAGCCGGCGCCGCCAACATCAAAGATGGCCGCCCCGCCCGCCGCAATGGGACGGGAGGAGGTGGAACCGGAAGTTCCGCCGCCGGACCGCCCCCCCCCCACGTGGTGTCCGTCGGTCTAAATGCTCCCCCACGTGCTAAGGTTCCGGGCGATGGCGGCGGCGGGAGGTCGGTGTCTCTCGGGCTCGGGGCCTAGTCCTGGGCTGAAGCCTCGGGCTCGAGTTCGGATCGGGACCCACGGGGGGACCTTCCACTGCGACGAGGCTGTGGCCTGTTTCCTGCTGCGGGTCCTGCCCCAATATCAGGTTTTTATCAGAATATGTCACAGCGAGggcactatatatatatatatatatatgtatatatacattatatacgttatatacactgtatatcacagcggggggcactgtatatacattatatacgttatacacacggtatatcacagcgagggcactgtatatacattatatacgttatatacactgtatatcacagcgggggcactgtatatacattatatacattatatacactaTATCACAGCgggggcactatatatacattatatacgttatataCACTATATCACAGCGGGGGCactgtatatacattatatacgttatacacacggtatatcacagcgggggcactgtatatacattatatatgttatatacactgtatatcacagcggggggcactgtatatacattatatacgttatacacaCTATATCACAGCGGGGGGCactgtatatacattatatacgttatacacacggtatatcacagcgaggggcactgtatatacattatatacgttatacacaCGGTATATCACAGCGGGGGGCACTGTATATACATTACATACGTTATACACGCTGTATATCACAGCGGGGGGCactgtatatacattatatacgttatacacacggtatatcacagcggggggcactgtatatacattatatacgttatacacactgtatatcacagcggggggcactgtatatacattatatacgttatatacactgtatatcacagcggggggcactatatatacattatatacgttatacacacggtatatcacagcggagggcactgtatatacattatatacgttatacacGCTGTATATCACAGCGGGGGGCactgtatatacattatatacgttatacacGCTGTATATCACAGCGGGGGGCactgtatatacattatatacgttatacacGGTATTtcacagcgaggggcactgtatatacattatatacgttatacacaCTATATCACAGCGGGGGGCactgtatatacattatatacgttatacacacggtatatcacagcggggggcactgtatatacattatatacgttatacacacggtatatcacagcgaggggcactgtatatacattatatacgttatacacacggtatatcacagcgaggggcactgtatatacattatatacactatatatcacagcgaggggcactatatatacattatatacacgatatatcacagcgaggggcactatatatacattatatacgttatacacacggtatatcacagcgaggggtactatatatacattatacaCGTTATACAcacggtatatcacagcgaggggcactatatatacattatacaCGTTATACACactgtatatcacagcgaggggcactatatatacattatatacgttatatacacggtatatcacagcgaggggcactatatatacattatatacgttatacacGGTATAccacagcgaggggcactatatatacattatatacacggtatatcacagcgaggggcactatatatacattatatacgttatacacactgtatatcacagcgaggggcactatatatacattatatacacggtatatcacagcgagggccactatatatacattatatacacggtatatcacagcgaggggcactatatatacattatatacacggtatatcacagcgaggggcactatatatacattatatacgttatatacactgtatatcacagcgaggggcactatatatacattatatacacggtatatcacagcgaggg of Hemiscyllium ocellatum isolate sHemOce1 unplaced genomic scaffold, sHemOce1.pat.X.cur. scaffold_3524_pat_ctg1, whole genome shotgun sequence contains these proteins:
- the myg1 gene encoding UPF0160 protein MYG1, mitochondrial, whose product is MLPHVLRFRAMAAAGGRCLSGSGPSPGLKPRARVRIGTHGGTFHCDEAVACFLLRVLPQYQDAEIIRTRDPQVLEECDVVVDVGGVYDPDRHRYDHHQ